One Diabrotica virgifera virgifera chromosome 3, PGI_DIABVI_V3a genomic window carries:
- the LOC126881339 gene encoding insulin-like growth factor-binding protein complex acid labile subunit: MSLKTTVLILLSITVSTITSKYCNSSHLRDGMYFFSIKENFMYYPWNTYVPPEGQVKFMIAREQNIPQICKDATRYNTLREVIFYKINLQYMEPGLFHSRHLEQIFIQYNQLKNIPLGLFNGTKIRSLVLSDNQIEYIDDGAFKDMSKLEAIALDFNKLKSFNPEWFIGSSVFHELRFIHNELRDLPAETTKYMVESFDKPGFKVFGSINFDNNGIQFIHQDAFSNLRYFGAISLSNNKILGLPDKVFSRFEFLLTLYMKSNSFKCFTNHTVNSFHGVKRLFLGDNHINGDCVQRIKKYFYWKNDLVYF; the protein is encoded by the coding sequence ATGTCGTTAAAAACGACCGTTCTAATTTTATTATCGATTACTGTGTCAACGATAACTTCAAAATATTGCAATTCTAGCCACCTTCGAGATGGCATGTACTTCTTTAGTATCAAAGAAAACTTTATGTACTATCCTTGGAATACATATGTACCACCCGAGGGACAGGTGAAGTTTATGATAGCCAGAGAACAAAATATTCCGCAAATATGTAAGGATGCTACCAGGTACAACACATTGCGAGAGGTTATATTCTATAAAATTAATTTGCAGTACATGGAACCTGGATTGTTTCATAGTAGACATTTGGAGCAGATATTTATACAATATAACCAGTTGAAAAATATTCCTCTAGGATTGTTTAATGGTACTAAAATAAGGAGTTTGGTGTTGAGTGATAACCAAATTGAATATATTGATGATGGAGCTTTCAAAGATATGTCCAAATTGGAAGCTATTGCTTTGGATTTTAATAAGCTGAAATCATTCAATCCAGAATGGTTTATTGGTTCTAGTGTCTTCCATGAGTTACGTTTCATACATAATGAATTGAGGGACCTACCAGCGGAGACTACAAAATATATGGTGGAATCTTTCGACAAGCCAGGGTTCAAAGTATTTGGATCTATCAACTTTGATAACAATGGTATTCAATTTATTCATCAGGATGCCTTTAGTAACCTAAGGTATTTCGGAGCGATCAGTTTGAGTAATAATAAAATCCTGGGACTGCCCGATAAAGTATTTAGCCGGTTTGAATTTTTGTTGACACTATACATGAAGTCTAATTCCTTTAAATGTTTTACCAACCACACCGTAAACAGTTTTCATGGTGTAAAGAGATTGTTTTTGGGAGATAATCATATCAACGGCGATTGTGTGCAaaggattaaaaaatatttttattggaaaaatgatttagtgtatttttaa